In Catharus ustulatus isolate bCatUst1 chromosome 31, bCatUst1.pri.v2, whole genome shotgun sequence, the following proteins share a genomic window:
- the FMNL3 gene encoding formin-like protein 3 isoform X4, whose protein sequence is MCLRAIMNYQYGFNLVMSHPHAVNEIALSLNNKNSRMKALVLELLAAVCLVRGGHEIILAAFDNFKEVCKEKHRFERLMEYFRNEDSSIDFMVACMQFINIVVHSVEDMNFRVHLQYEFTKLGLEEFLQKSRHTESEKLQVQIQAYLDNVFDVGGLLEDAETKNVALEKVEELEEHLSHLTEKLLDLENENMMRVAELEKQLLQREKELEVVKETYEHTSHQVHTLRRMIKEKDEAFRRHYGSEPPSLPSAEPAPPPPAEPMEETLRLPVLPPVEAAPPPPPPPPPLPPPAPPLPGKCPPAAPPLPGASPSIALTVGLSAIRIKKPIKTKFRLPVFNWTALKPSQISGTVFSELDDERVLEDLDLERFEELFKTKAQGPALDLVCAKSKAAQKVATKVTLLEANRAKNLAITLRKAGRSADEICRAIHTFDLATLPVDFVECLMRFLPTEAEAKALRQYERERKPLEELADEDRFMLQFSKVERLPQRMAIMAFLGNFAENIQMLTPQLNAIIAASASVKSSQKLKHMLEIILALGNYMNSSKRGAVYGFKLQSLDLLLDTKSTDRKMTLLHFIALTVREKYPELATFWQELHFVEKAAAVSLENVLLDVKELGRGMELLRRECGQHESAVLRGFLGGSEGQLERLQRDARTAEDAYNTVVRYFGESPKTTPPSVFFPVFVRFIHSYKDAEQENETRKKQEEVMREKLLAQEAKKQEKRNKWQQQELIAELRRRQAKDHRPMYEGKDGTIEDIITALKSVPFTARTAKRGSRFFCDPSHHDESSC, encoded by the exons ATGTGTCTTCGGGCCATCATGAACTACCAG TACGGCTTCAACCTGGTCATGTCTCACCCACACGCTGTCAATGAGATCGCCCTGAGCCTCAATAACAAGAACTCGAG GATGAAGGcgctggtgctggagctgctggcagctgtctGCCTGGTGAGGGGTGGCCATGAGATCATCCTTGCAGCCTTCGACAACTTCAAGGAG GTGTGCAAGGAGAAGCACCGCTTTGAGCGGCTGATGGAATACTTCCGCAACGAGGACAGCAGCATCGACTTCATG GTGGCCTGCATGCAGTTCATCAACATCGTGGTGCATTCGGTGGAGGACATGAACTTCCGTGTCCACCTCCAGTACGAATTCACCaaactggggctggaggagTTCCTGCAG AAGTCGAGGCACACGGAGAGCGAGAAGCTGCAGGTGCAGATCCAGGCGTACCTGGACAATGTTTTCGATGTGGGAGGGCTGCTGGAGGATGCCGAGACCAAGAATGTGGCCCTGGAGAaggtggaggagctggaggagcaccTGTCCCAC TTAACAGAGAAGTTGCTGGACCTGGAGAACGAGAACATGATgcgggtggcagagctggagaagcagctATTGCAGCgagagaaggagctggaggtggtCAAG GAGACCTACGAGCACACGAGCCACCAGGTGCACACGCTGCGCAGGATGATCAAGGAGAAGGACGAAGCTTTCCGGCGGCACTACGGCTCCGAGCCGCCCTCGCTGCCCAGCGCCGAGCCAGCACCACCTCCGCCGGCAGAGCCCATGGAGGAGACCCTGCGGCTCCCGGTCCTGCCCCCGGTGGAGGCTgcgccccccccgccccctccgccTCCTCCTCTGCCGCCTCCCGCGCCCCCGCTCCCAG GGAAGTGTCCCCCGGCTGCCCCGCCGCTGCCCGGGGCTTCACCCTCCATCGCCCTCACCGTCGGGCTCTCAG CCATCCGGATCAAGAAGCCCATCAAGACCAAATTCCGGTTGCCCGTGTTCAACTGGACGGCGCTGAAGCCCAGCCAGATCAGCGGGACGGTGTTCAGCGAGCTGGACGATGAGCGTGTGCTGGAG GACCTGGACCTGGAGCGGTTTGAGGAGCTGTTCAAGACCAAAGCGCAGGGCCCGGCCCTGGACCTGGTGTGTGCCAAGAGCAAGGCGGCGCAGAAAGTGGCCACCAAGGTGACGCTGCTGGAGGCCAACCGTGCCAAGAACTTGGCCATCACCCTGCGCAAGGCCGGGCGCAGCGCCGACGAGATCTGCCGGGCCATCCACAC GTTTGACCTGGCGACGCTGCCGGTGGATTTTGTGGAGTGCCTGATGCGGTTCCTGCCGACGGAGGCGGAGGCGAAGGCGCTGCGCCAGTACGAGCGCGAGCGGAAGCCGCTGGAGGAGCTGGCGGACGAGGACAGGTTCATGCTGCAGTTCAGCAAGGTGGAGCGGCTGCCGCAGCGCATGGCCATCATGGCCTTCCTCGGCAACTTCGCCGAGAACATCCAGATGCTGACGCCG CAACTCAACGCCATCATCGCAGCCTCGGCCTCTGTCAAGTCGTCCCAGAAGCTGAAGCACATGTTGGAG ATCATCTTGGCACTGGGCAACTACATGAACAGCAGCAAACGCGGTGCAGTCTACGGCTTCAAACTGCAGAGCCTGGACCTG ctcctggacacCAAGTCAACAGACAGGAAGATGACACTGCTGCACTTCATCGCACTGACGGTGCGGGAGAAGTACCCAGAGCTGGCCACCttctggcaggagctgcatttCGTGGAGAAGGCTGCGGCAG tgtccctggagAACGTGCTGCTGGATGTGAAGGAGCTGGGCcgggggatggagctgctgcgGCGGGAGTGCGGGCAGCACGAGAGCGCGGTGCTGCGCGGCTTCCTGGGCGGCAGCGAGGGGCAGCTCGAGCGGCTGCAGCGCGACGCGCGCACGGCCGAG GACGCCTACAACACCGTGGTGCGGTATTTCGGCGAGAGCCCCAAGACGACGCCCCCGTCCGTCTTCTTCCCGGTCTTTGTCCGATTCATCCACTCTTACAAG GATGCGGAGCAGGAGAACGAGACACggaagaagcaggaggaggtgatgcgggagaagctgctggcacaggaggctAAAAAGCAGGAGAAG CGGAAcaagtggcagcagcaggagctgatcGCAGAGCTGCGGCGGCGCCAGGCAAAGGACCACCGGCCCATGTACGAGGGCAAGGATGGCACCATCGAGGACATCATCACTG CGCTGAAGAGCGTCCCCTTCACTGCCCGCACGGCCAAGCGGGGCTCCCGCTTCTTCTGCGACCCGTCTCACCACGACGAGTCCAGCTGTTAA